In the Candidatus Binatia bacterium genome, one interval contains:
- a CDS encoding cytochrome c has protein sequence MKMANSHFRTRAAAALLALLAVSCSTSTQSSSSKQDAAVHSLRSDQLESVMRGFDESVRKKVPDQVDVHDRWEGTFAKIADAAQSLKQSAIALSGHPPGKLEIPDRARFAVLARSLADRAGELEEAAARDDADAVEISRKRLGAACRDCHSRFRPDSPGVPDAFR, from the coding sequence ATGAAAATGGCGAATTCCCATTTCCGTACTCGTGCCGCTGCCGCGCTTCTCGCGCTTCTGGCAGTTTCCTGCTCGACGTCGACGCAGTCCTCCTCGTCGAAACAGGATGCAGCGGTTCACTCGCTGCGCTCCGACCAGCTCGAGAGCGTCATGAGAGGGTTCGACGAATCGGTGCGCAAGAAGGTGCCGGACCAGGTCGACGTGCACGACCGCTGGGAGGGAACGTTCGCGAAAATCGCCGACGCAGCGCAGTCGCTGAAGCAGTCGGCCATCGCATTGTCGGGTCATCCTCCCGGCAAGCTCGAAATTCCCGACCGCGCGCGATTTGCGGTACTCGCGCGCAGCTTGGCCGACCGGGCAGGGGAGCTCGAAGAGGCTGCTGCACGCGACGACGCGGACGCCGTCGAGATCTCGAGAAAGCGCCTCGGCGCTGCCTGCCGCGACTGCCACTCGCGTTTCCGGCCCGATTCTCCCGGCGTGCCGGACGCTTTTCGCTGA
- a CDS encoding RidA family protein, with protein sequence MPKEVIRTGQAPKAIGPYSQAVLAGGVLYASGQIGLDPATGELVQGGFEAEARRVLVNLQAVAVGAGMTMADAVRLTVYLVDLADFARLNEIFSSVLVEPYPARATVEVAALPRGARVEIDMIAIKGGKD encoded by the coding sequence ATGCCGAAGGAAGTCATTCGAACCGGCCAGGCCCCGAAAGCCATCGGTCCGTATTCCCAGGCCGTGCTCGCGGGCGGGGTCCTCTACGCGAGCGGCCAGATCGGGCTGGATCCGGCAACCGGCGAGTTGGTGCAAGGAGGGTTCGAAGCCGAGGCGCGCCGCGTGCTCGTCAACCTGCAGGCGGTGGCAGTCGGCGCCGGCATGACGATGGCCGATGCCGTCAGGCTCACCGTCTACCTGGTCGACCTCGCCGATTTCGCCAGGCTGAACGAGATCTTCTCTTCGGTGCTGGTCGAACCGTACCCGGCGCGCGCGACTGTCGAGGTCGCCGCACTCCCGCGGGGCGCGAGAGTGGAGATCGACATGATCGCGATAAAGGGAGGGAAGGACTAG
- a CDS encoding DUF445 domain-containing protein codes for MATTRRNRVGSVSLAISVAGAAASQVALSSGPLAGALWLRIVGAGFEAAVIGGLADWFAVTALFRHPLGIPIPHTAIIPARRAKMIESIVNMVEEDWLSPEVIGQRLAKLSPSDAVIDWLRDPTHAERLSAPLRDLLRGVARTLVEPEFARFAESTLRRQLSELRVDSAAGSAMARLARSRTADAAFTAFAISLANVAARPTTAEQLHWWLERSADALAESGRRVVPFMLRRRTVRQMIVEAACEFSAAELRAASESEEHPLRRFVLESLRRFADRLESGESDALARIEGIRSTLVESLDAGPLVRDVLERLRAQIDSDLADPGGTLSLLVDRRMREAILDLLDDQGRRATFDNWVRTMATELLRRHHHQIGLTVRESLEALETGELVQRIEDRVGADLQFIRLNGAVVGGLVGMGLAVGRMLMP; via the coding sequence ATGGCTACGACAAGACGCAACCGGGTCGGCAGCGTCTCGCTCGCGATCTCGGTCGCGGGCGCCGCCGCCTCGCAGGTGGCGCTCTCCAGCGGCCCGCTCGCCGGCGCGCTGTGGTTGCGCATCGTCGGCGCCGGATTCGAGGCGGCCGTCATCGGGGGTCTTGCAGACTGGTTCGCGGTGACGGCATTGTTTCGTCATCCCCTTGGAATCCCGATCCCCCACACGGCGATCATTCCCGCGAGGCGAGCCAAGATGATCGAGTCCATCGTCAACATGGTCGAGGAGGACTGGCTTTCGCCCGAAGTCATCGGGCAGCGCCTGGCGAAACTGTCGCCGAGCGACGCGGTGATCGACTGGCTGCGTGACCCTACTCACGCGGAACGACTTTCGGCACCGCTGCGCGACCTGCTGCGCGGAGTGGCGCGCACGCTGGTCGAGCCGGAGTTCGCCCGGTTTGCCGAAAGCACGCTGCGGCGCCAGCTCTCCGAGCTGCGCGTCGACTCGGCCGCCGGCAGCGCGATGGCCCGCCTGGCGCGAAGTCGCACGGCCGACGCGGCATTCACGGCATTTGCGATCTCGCTCGCGAACGTCGCCGCACGCCCCACGACCGCCGAACAGCTCCACTGGTGGCTCGAGCGCTCGGCCGATGCCCTTGCGGAGAGCGGGCGCCGCGTCGTGCCGTTCATGCTTCGCCGGCGCACGGTGCGCCAGATGATCGTGGAAGCTGCGTGCGAGTTTTCCGCCGCCGAGCTTCGCGCAGCGTCCGAAAGCGAAGAGCATCCGCTGCGCCGCTTCGTGCTCGAATCCCTGCGGCGTTTCGCCGACCGCCTCGAGAGCGGCGAGAGCGACGCGCTGGCGCGTATCGAGGGCATCCGTTCGACTCTCGTCGAAAGCCTCGACGCCGGTCCGCTCGTGCGCGACGTGCTGGAGAGGCTGCGCGCGCAGATCGATTCCGACCTTGCCGATCCCGGCGGCACGTTGTCGCTGCTCGTCGATCGACGAATGCGCGAGGCGATCCTCGATCTTCTCGACGACCAGGGCCGCCGCGCGACCTTCGACAACTGGGTGCGCACGATGGCCACGGAGCTGCTGCGCCGCCACCACCACCAGATCGGGCTGACGGTGCGCGAGAGCCTGGAGGCGCTGGAAACCGGCGAGCTGGTTCAGAGGATCGAGGACCGCGTCGGCGCCGACCTCCAGTTCATCCGCTTGAACGGTGCGGTCGTCGGAGGCCTCGTCGGAATGGGACTGGCCGTCGGGCGGATGCTGATGCCGTAG
- a CDS encoding thiamine pyrophosphate-binding protein — MSEITGGEVLVRCLANEGIRFVFGLPCPEVDPILASLDAHDIRLVPIRHEAAAVHMAEGLYKTTGQVAAVLGNPGPGSANLLPGVITARHEGVPVVVITAQHRLGIVYPSPPSTFQGQDQLDVFRPAVKWGAPIFDVTRIAEITALAFREMWLGRPGPVQLEIPAPVLYSVIDDAKVRIAAPSAYRVAAPRAADADLREAATLLASARHPLMVVGSGVDRAGANAAVAQLAEILGCPVISTMAGRSAFPADHPRRLHGYGPGADLARCEADVVLALGTRLGNLDVPYDKYWGDGAAQKLVHIDVDARNMGVTRPLTLGIVADLATAAPRLAALLGESGAKASNPRDVERYCEAQREWQKPQLEAIAGWNGAGIHPAHAMAVIGEVFGPDAVYVTDGGNTSLWAHGALPATKPRSYHNILELGMLGTGVPSAIGAKLGAPDRDVVCVTGDGAAGFHFMEMQSAAREGLKVTTIVFAEGSWTMEEPNERMLYGRTFGTAMGTVRWDKVGEGLGCESAYVEKLGDLAPALARAKAAVGPSVVCIRSDRDANLMLPQDMILRFMEVYAGPN; from the coding sequence ATGAGCGAAATTACCGGCGGTGAAGTTCTCGTCCGCTGCCTGGCCAACGAGGGGATCCGTTTCGTCTTCGGACTGCCGTGTCCCGAAGTCGATCCGATTCTCGCGAGCCTCGATGCCCACGACATCCGGCTCGTTCCGATCCGCCACGAAGCGGCCGCCGTGCACATGGCCGAAGGGCTCTACAAGACGACCGGGCAGGTGGCTGCCGTGCTCGGCAACCCCGGCCCGGGCTCGGCCAACCTCCTTCCCGGCGTGATCACCGCGCGTCACGAGGGCGTCCCCGTCGTCGTGATCACTGCCCAGCACCGGCTCGGCATCGTCTACCCGTCGCCGCCGTCGACGTTCCAGGGCCAGGACCAGCTCGACGTCTTCCGTCCGGCCGTCAAGTGGGGAGCACCGATCTTCGATGTCACCCGCATCGCGGAAATCACCGCGCTCGCGTTTCGCGAGATGTGGCTCGGACGCCCGGGGCCGGTGCAGCTCGAGATTCCGGCACCGGTGCTCTACAGCGTCATCGACGATGCGAAAGTTCGCATCGCTGCGCCTTCGGCGTACCGCGTCGCCGCACCGCGCGCCGCCGATGCCGACCTGCGCGAAGCGGCAACGCTGCTGGCCTCGGCGCGTCATCCATTGATGGTGGTCGGCTCCGGCGTCGACCGCGCGGGAGCCAACGCTGCCGTCGCCCAACTTGCCGAGATTCTCGGATGTCCCGTGATCTCGACGATGGCCGGGCGTTCGGCGTTTCCCGCCGATCATCCGCGCCGGCTTCACGGTTACGGTCCCGGAGCCGACCTGGCTCGCTGCGAAGCCGACGTGGTTCTCGCGCTCGGCACGCGGCTCGGCAACCTCGACGTCCCGTACGACAAGTACTGGGGCGACGGCGCCGCGCAGAAGCTCGTTCACATCGACGTCGATGCACGCAACATGGGCGTCACGCGCCCGCTGACTCTCGGCATCGTTGCCGACCTGGCAACTGCCGCGCCGCGCCTGGCCGCCCTGCTCGGCGAAAGCGGTGCAAAAGCCTCCAACCCCCGCGATGTCGAGCGTTACTGCGAAGCCCAGCGCGAGTGGCAGAAACCCCAGCTCGAAGCCATTGCCGGCTGGAACGGAGCGGGCATTCACCCCGCCCATGCGATGGCGGTCATCGGCGAGGTGTTCGGACCGGACGCCGTGTACGTTACCGACGGCGGCAACACTTCTTTGTGGGCGCACGGCGCCCTGCCGGCGACGAAACCGCGCTCGTACCACAACATTCTCGAGCTCGGCATGCTCGGCACCGGGGTGCCGTCCGCAATTGGTGCCAAGCTCGGTGCGCCCGATCGCGACGTCGTCTGCGTGACCGGCGACGGCGCTGCGGGCTTCCACTTCATGGAGATGCAGAGCGCCGCGCGCGAGGGTCTCAAGGTGACGACGATCGTCTTCGCCGAAGGCTCGTGGACGATGGAAGAGCCCAACGAGAGAATGCTCTACGGCCGCACCTTCGGCACCGCGATGGGCACCGTGCGCTGGGACAAAGTCGGCGAGGGCCTCGGCTGCGAGTCCGCCTACGTCGAAAAGCTCGGCGACCTGGCCCCTGCGCTGGCGCGCGCGAAAGCGGCCGTGGGGCCCTCGGTTGTCTGCATCCGCAGCGACCGCGACGCCAACCTGATGCTGCCCCAGGACATGATCCTGCGCTTCATGGAAGTCTACGCAGGACCGAACTAG
- the rpmB gene encoding 50S ribosomal protein L28, which translates to MARICEICDKRRGVGNNVSHANNKTKRTWQPNLQTVHVVVGATRKTIKACTRCIRSGKVTKAA; encoded by the coding sequence GTGGCCCGTATCTGTGAGATCTGCGACAAGCGTCGAGGCGTCGGCAACAACGTCTCGCACGCGAACAACAAGACGAAACGGACCTGGCAGCCGAACCTGCAGACCGTCCACGTCGTCGTCGGCGCCACGCGCAAGACGATCAAGGCCTGCACCCGCTGCATCCGCAGCGGCAAGGTCACCAAAGCCGCCTAG
- the miaA gene encoding tRNA (adenosine(37)-N6)-dimethylallyltransferase MiaA, producing the protein MVTAARSEGVLRLPPRVLVIAGSTACGKSELAVLLAEKLDAEIVGADSRQVYRFMDVGTAKPTQEQRARAAHHLVDIVDPDEDYDVAAWRSAALSALAAIHSRGCRAIVCGGTGLYLRSLGRGLFAGPAADPAVRERLQREERQSPGALHRRLCELDAASARRIHANDLVRTVRALEVHELTGRPLSAWLAEHVLSERPFDMLTLEVEIEREILRERIVARSRAMVDAGIVDELAALHRRYPANTRAFDAIGYRQAADCLAGRLAPDHLADAISVATVQYAKRQRTWLRGQLETTQVAAGSDSAALRLAGDFFS; encoded by the coding sequence TTGGTCACCGCTGCGAGATCCGAAGGCGTGCTGCGGCTGCCGCCGCGCGTCCTCGTCATCGCCGGATCCACTGCCTGCGGCAAGAGCGAGCTGGCGGTCCTTCTCGCGGAGAAGCTCGACGCGGAGATCGTCGGCGCCGATTCGCGCCAGGTCTATCGCTTCATGGACGTCGGAACGGCCAAGCCGACGCAGGAGCAGCGTGCCCGCGCGGCGCATCACCTCGTCGACATCGTCGATCCGGACGAAGACTACGACGTGGCAGCGTGGCGCAGCGCAGCGCTGAGTGCGCTGGCGGCGATTCACTCTCGCGGCTGCCGCGCCATCGTCTGCGGCGGCACCGGGCTCTACCTTCGAAGCCTCGGACGCGGTCTGTTCGCGGGTCCGGCGGCCGATCCAGCGGTTCGCGAGCGCCTCCAACGCGAAGAGCGCCAATCGCCGGGAGCGCTTCACCGGCGGCTGTGCGAACTGGACGCTGCGTCCGCCCGCCGTATCCACGCCAACGACCTCGTGCGCACGGTGCGTGCTCTCGAAGTGCACGAGCTGACCGGCCGGCCGCTTTCGGCGTGGCTCGCCGAGCATGTCCTTTCCGAAAGGCCTTTCGACATGCTCACGCTCGAAGTGGAGATCGAGCGCGAGATCCTGCGCGAGCGGATCGTCGCGCGCAGCCGCGCGATGGTCGACGCAGGCATCGTCGACGAGCTCGCCGCGCTGCACCGGCGTTATCCTGCCAATACTCGCGCTTTCGATGCGATCGGCTACCGCCAGGCTGCGGACTGTCTGGCCGGGCGCCTGGCGCCGGACCACCTGGCCGATGCGATCAGCGTCGCGACGGTCCAGTACGCCAAGCGCCAGAGGACGTGGCTGCGCGGTCAGCTCGAGACGACGCAGGTCGCGGCCGGATCGGACTCGGCCGCGCTTCGCCTTGCGGGAGATTTCTTTTCCTGA
- a CDS encoding PIG-L family deacetylase encodes MSEKVLVIAPHCDDESFGLGGTILKLTEAGVAVYVVAVVAGDVRFEHNSNLSIPRSTRVVEFETVLAAYGCRGEVLPFHEESRLDTVPTVAVVNAIENVQDVVQADAWYIPGPSFHQDHRRVWEACLAAMRPTRERMPREVYVYETPVYAWNPPQMRLTPHVYENIEAQLDRKIEICRMYASQHRTGALSPEHIREYSRGAGSEAGFPAAERFEVLRLHRP; translated from the coding sequence TTGAGCGAGAAAGTGCTTGTGATCGCCCCGCACTGCGACGACGAGTCGTTCGGACTTGGCGGTACGATTCTAAAACTTACCGAGGCAGGCGTCGCCGTGTACGTCGTCGCCGTCGTTGCCGGCGACGTGCGATTCGAACATAACAGCAACTTATCCATTCCGCGATCCACGCGCGTGGTGGAGTTCGAGACCGTCCTGGCCGCTTATGGCTGTCGCGGAGAGGTGCTGCCGTTCCACGAGGAGTCGCGGCTCGACACGGTGCCGACGGTCGCCGTCGTGAATGCGATCGAGAATGTCCAGGACGTCGTACAGGCAGATGCCTGGTACATACCCGGCCCGTCGTTCCATCAGGATCATCGGCGAGTCTGGGAGGCCTGCCTGGCGGCGATGCGGCCGACGCGCGAGCGCATGCCTCGCGAGGTGTACGTGTATGAGACGCCGGTGTACGCCTGGAACCCGCCGCAGATGCGCCTGACGCCGCACGTCTACGAGAACATCGAAGCCCAGCTCGACCGGAAGATTGAGATCTGCAGGATGTACGCCTCGCAGCACCGCACCGGGGCATTGAGCCCCGAGCATATTCGAGAGTACAGCAGGGGGGCGGGATCCGAGGCCGGATTCCCCGCGGCCGAACGCTTCGAAGTCCTGCGCCTGCACCGCCCCTGA
- the mutL gene encoding DNA mismatch repair endonuclease MutL: MAERLVSTAQRPREHGAAAGRIALLDEGTIARIAAGEVVERPASAVKELVENSIDAGAREVRVELDDRSGLRIVVTDDGSGIEESEIDLALMRHATSKIRRIEDLDGALTFGFRGEALAAIAAASDLELVTATAAAASGSRVVVRAGRIIERAPSPARRGTRIDVQDLFAAVPARRKFLRSAATETAYVSDVVQRLAMATPQLHATLVVGGRTTLDLAPVSGLRERVHQVFGKQVAASLVEVDARFGNLHLGGFVSAPGVSYGSSRRMAVFVGSRWVRDRVLFQSILEGYQTHLLKGRFPAVALFLDCQAGDIDVNVHPAKLEVRFSDADGVRRFVAEAVRDALRRSSSPLGRWGLDAGEALRRRAVPTTAGTLQPAQQSTHASPARAQVREGRALAPGSGQLADEQPYPPIPGYAPSELVADGAALEEQIAIDLGPSQAVEALGRFEVVGQIFDGYFVCEGDGEVLLVDQHAAHERVLFERLMKAFGERDVARQALLLPERVHVGPEGVEACVAAAGELAALGWEVEAFGDEDVVVRAMPAMAAGADSRVLVEAVAADLVEVGRARAATRLAEKIMATVACHSAVRVGKRLDRGAARALLREMSSVSYHSTCPHGRPVARKLARGQIEKMFGR, translated from the coding sequence TTGGCTGAACGCCTCGTCTCGACCGCACAACGCCCGCGCGAGCACGGCGCGGCGGCCGGTCGCATCGCGCTGCTCGACGAGGGCACGATCGCGCGGATCGCAGCCGGCGAGGTGGTCGAACGCCCGGCATCGGCGGTCAAGGAGCTGGTCGAGAATTCCATTGATGCAGGCGCACGCGAGGTGCGCGTCGAGCTCGACGATCGCAGCGGGCTGCGCATCGTCGTCACCGACGACGGCAGCGGCATCGAGGAGTCCGAGATCGATCTTGCGCTGATGCGGCATGCGACGAGCAAGATCCGCCGAATCGAGGACCTCGATGGTGCGCTCACGTTCGGCTTTCGCGGCGAAGCGCTTGCTGCAATCGCGGCGGCAAGCGACCTCGAACTGGTGACGGCGACCGCCGCTGCCGCATCCGGCAGCCGCGTCGTCGTGCGCGCCGGCCGCATCATCGAGCGTGCACCGTCGCCGGCGCGGCGCGGCACGCGGATCGACGTGCAGGACCTGTTCGCCGCGGTACCGGCGCGTCGCAAGTTTCTGAGGAGCGCCGCTACCGAAACGGCTTACGTCTCCGACGTAGTGCAGCGCCTGGCGATGGCAACGCCGCAGCTTCACGCGACGCTGGTTGTCGGCGGTCGCACGACCCTCGACCTCGCCCCGGTGTCGGGGCTTCGCGAGCGCGTGCACCAGGTGTTCGGCAAGCAGGTCGCCGCGTCGCTCGTCGAGGTCGATGCGCGCTTCGGCAACCTTCACCTCGGCGGTTTCGTCAGCGCACCGGGAGTTTCCTACGGCAGCTCGCGTCGCATGGCCGTGTTCGTCGGATCGAGGTGGGTGAGGGACCGCGTGCTGTTCCAGTCGATTCTCGAAGGCTACCAGACCCACCTGCTCAAAGGCCGCTTTCCTGCCGTTGCCCTTTTCCTCGATTGCCAGGCGGGCGACATCGACGTCAACGTGCATCCGGCCAAGCTCGAAGTGCGCTTCTCGGATGCCGACGGCGTGCGCCGCTTCGTCGCCGAAGCCGTGCGCGACGCTCTTCGGCGCTCGTCCAGCCCGCTCGGGCGCTGGGGCCTCGATGCCGGCGAAGCGCTGCGCCGTCGCGCGGTGCCGACAACGGCCGGGACGCTGCAGCCGGCGCAGCAAAGCACACACGCTTCGCCCGCGCGGGCGCAAGTCCGGGAAGGCCGGGCTCTCGCGCCGGGCTCCGGCCAGCTGGCCGACGAGCAGCCATACCCGCCGATTCCTGGTTACGCGCCTTCCGAACTGGTCGCCGACGGTGCCGCGCTCGAAGAGCAGATCGCGATCGATCTCGGTCCTTCGCAGGCGGTCGAGGCGCTCGGTCGCTTCGAGGTCGTCGGCCAGATTTTCGACGGGTACTTCGTCTGCGAAGGCGACGGGGAAGTCCTGCTCGTCGATCAGCATGCCGCGCACGAGCGCGTGCTGTTCGAGCGGCTGATGAAAGCGTTCGGTGAAAGGGACGTCGCGCGCCAGGCGCTGCTGCTTCCCGAGCGCGTGCACGTCGGACCCGAAGGAGTGGAAGCGTGCGTCGCGGCGGCCGGCGAGCTTGCGGCACTCGGCTGGGAGGTCGAGGCGTTCGGTGACGAAGACGTCGTCGTTCGCGCGATGCCGGCGATGGCCGCCGGCGCCGACAGCCGCGTGCTGGTCGAAGCCGTCGCGGCTGATCTCGTCGAAGTCGGCCGTGCGCGCGCTGCCACGCGCCTGGCCGAAAAGATCATGGCGACCGTGGCCTGCCATTCGGCCGTTCGGGTCGGCAAGAGGCTGGACCGCGGCGCTGCCCGCGCTCTGCTGCGCGAAATGTCGTCGGTATCGTACCATTCGACGTGTCCTCACGGTCGTCCGGTTGCGCGCAAGCTGGCGCGAGGGCAGATCGAGAAAATGTTCGGCCGTTGA
- the pheA gene encoding prephenate dehydratase: MATRGKKGLPELRAAIDDLDRRLLELVTRRAALCKAVGEAKATSEIGILDAAREKQVLGAIRKANPGPLRDEAVEAIFREIISGCRAVQRPTTVAFFGPQGTYTHEAAVAQFGSSALLEACDSIPEVFTAVETERATFGIVPVENTTEGAVTPTLDSLAETTAVILAERVLRIDHCLMAQDGDRRKIRRIASHPQPLAQCKRYLAENFPGVELLPTASTVAAAKLASSEKATAAIGSRIAMQLYKLDLVARSIQDNAANVTRFLVIGPDQKTRPSGHDRTSLVVTVKDQVGILERIIRQFARNKVNLSMIESRPLLGRSWEYRFFVDVTGHSSSDPVAKALASLEKIALSVRVLGSYPIAT, translated from the coding sequence TTGGCAACCAGGGGCAAAAAAGGGCTTCCCGAGCTGAGGGCCGCGATCGACGATCTCGACCGGCGCCTGCTCGAGCTGGTCACGCGTCGGGCCGCGCTTTGCAAGGCGGTCGGCGAGGCCAAGGCCACGAGCGAGATCGGCATCCTGGACGCCGCTCGCGAGAAGCAGGTGCTCGGCGCGATCCGCAAGGCCAACCCCGGCCCGCTGCGCGACGAGGCGGTCGAGGCCATTTTCCGCGAGATCATTTCCGGCTGCCGCGCGGTGCAGCGGCCGACGACGGTCGCGTTCTTCGGTCCCCAGGGCACGTACACGCACGAAGCAGCCGTCGCGCAGTTCGGCAGCAGCGCGCTGCTCGAGGCCTGCGATTCCATTCCCGAAGTGTTCACTGCCGTGGAAACCGAAAGGGCGACCTTCGGCATCGTTCCGGTCGAGAACACCACCGAAGGAGCGGTGACGCCTACGCTGGACTCGCTGGCAGAGACGACCGCCGTGATCCTCGCCGAGCGCGTGCTGAGGATCGATCACTGCCTGATGGCGCAGGACGGCGACCGCAGGAAAATCCGCCGCATTGCTTCGCATCCCCAGCCGCTGGCGCAGTGCAAGCGCTACCTCGCCGAGAATTTTCCGGGCGTCGAGCTCCTTCCGACGGCCAGCACGGTCGCGGCCGCCAAGCTGGCGTCCAGCGAGAAGGCAACGGCCGCGATCGGAAGCCGCATCGCGATGCAGCTCTACAAGCTCGATCTGGTCGCACGCTCCATCCAGGACAACGCGGCCAACGTCACGCGTTTCCTCGTGATCGGGCCGGACCAGAAGACGCGGCCGAGCGGTCACGACCGCACCTCGCTCGTCGTCACCGTCAAGGACCAGGTCGGCATTCTCGAACGGATCATCCGCCAGTTCGCGCGCAACAAGGTGAACCTTTCGATGATCGAGTCGCGGCCCCTGCTCGGCCGCTCGTGGGAATACCGGTTCTTCGTCGACGTCACGGGCCACTCCAGCTCGGACCCCGTCGCAAAGGCACTTGCTTCCCTCGAGAAGATCGCGCTGTCGGTGCGCGTCCTCGGGAGCTATCCGATCGCAACCTGA
- a CDS encoding TIGR03619 family F420-dependent LLM class oxidoreductase, giving the protein MRFTYAESMCDPSHFVPLARACDESGWASFVIPDSIAYPEVSDSKYPYTPDGDRRFLENKPFIDPFVLMTAMGAVTTRLRFTTFVVKLPIRHPVLIAKQLASTAVMTGGRVAFGVGTSPWPEDYQITGTPWKGRGVRTDEMIEILRGLLGGGFYEFHGRHFDIPSIKICPVPETPVPILVGGHADAALARAARNDGWMHGGGSEDLDELLARLAELRREAGTEKKPFEIHVISFDAYTVDGVKKLEDKGVTDCIVGFRNPYIDDDTMAVQEKIDILRRFADDVIAKV; this is encoded by the coding sequence ATGCGATTCACATACGCCGAATCCATGTGCGATCCGTCCCACTTCGTGCCGCTGGCCCGCGCCTGCGACGAGTCGGGCTGGGCCTCTTTCGTGATCCCCGACAGCATCGCGTACCCGGAGGTGTCCGACTCGAAGTATCCGTACACGCCCGACGGAGACCGCCGCTTCCTCGAGAACAAGCCGTTCATCGATCCGTTCGTGCTGATGACCGCGATGGGCGCGGTGACCACACGGCTTCGTTTCACGACGTTCGTCGTCAAGCTGCCGATCCGCCATCCGGTGCTGATTGCCAAGCAGCTTGCATCGACCGCCGTGATGACCGGCGGCCGGGTCGCATTTGGAGTCGGCACCAGCCCCTGGCCCGAGGATTACCAGATCACCGGGACGCCGTGGAAAGGCCGCGGCGTCCGTACCGACGAGATGATCGAAATCCTTCGTGGCCTCCTGGGCGGTGGGTTCTACGAGTTTCACGGCAGGCACTTCGACATCCCGAGCATCAAGATCTGTCCGGTACCGGAGACGCCCGTGCCGATCCTCGTCGGCGGCCACGCCGACGCCGCACTCGCGCGCGCGGCTCGCAACGACGGATGGATGCACGGAGGCGGCAGCGAAGACCTGGACGAGCTTCTTGCGCGACTGGCCGAACTGCGCCGCGAGGCCGGCACCGAGAAGAAGCCTTTCGAGATTCACGTGATCTCGTTCGATGCCTACACCGTCGACGGCGTGAAAAAACTCGAGGACAAGGGCGTGACCGACTGCATCGTCGGATTCCGCAATCCGTACATCGACGACGACACCATGGCCGTGCAGGAAAAGATCGACATCCTGCGCAGGTTCGCCGACGACGTGATCGCGAAGGTGTGA